The Exiguobacterium aurantiacum DSM 6208 genome includes a window with the following:
- a CDS encoding ABC transporter ATP-binding protein, translating into MKVHQLTKRFGTFTALDDVSFSLRPGCTSLLGENGAGKTTLLNMMARVTTPTSGELIGHDNIRVGYLPQRPALYPSLTPVETIRYAGELTGTKPDPLKLLARVGLDPVDRPAAQLSGGMRQRLGIAQALVHDPELLLLDEPVSALDPRGRREVLDLLSDLKRERMILYSTHVLPDAEEASDWVLLLRQGKLLMEGTVTDLLGSKSSIQLRLFDDPTSMDVWTALPGVIRVTRSGTSWELETSAKEVTERAILKTILDHELRLQSLHVGHPSLESLFLEVNA; encoded by the coding sequence ATGAAAGTGCACCAACTCACGAAACGGTTCGGCACGTTCACCGCGCTTGACGACGTCAGTTTCTCGCTCCGCCCCGGCTGTACGTCACTCCTCGGCGAGAACGGGGCTGGTAAGACGACGCTGCTCAACATGATGGCGCGCGTGACGACGCCGACGTCCGGTGAACTCATCGGCCATGACAACATCCGGGTCGGCTATTTGCCGCAGCGCCCGGCGCTTTATCCATCGCTCACCCCGGTCGAGACGATTCGCTACGCGGGTGAACTGACGGGAACGAAACCGGATCCGTTGAAACTGCTCGCCCGTGTCGGTCTCGACCCGGTCGACCGGCCCGCGGCACAGCTGTCCGGCGGGATGCGGCAACGGCTCGGCATCGCCCAAGCGCTCGTCCATGACCCGGAACTATTGCTCCTAGATGAGCCGGTGTCGGCGCTCGACCCGCGCGGACGCCGTGAAGTGCTCGATCTGTTGAGCGACTTGAAGCGAGAACGGATGATTCTGTATTCGACACACGTCTTGCCGGACGCCGAGGAGGCGAGCGACTGGGTGCTGTTGCTACGGCAAGGCAAACTGCTCATGGAAGGGACGGTCACGGATTTGCTCGGATCGAAGTCGTCGATTCAACTTCGACTGTTCGACGATCCGACGTCAATGGACGTCTGGACCGCGCTCCCAGGCGTGATTCGTGTCACACGCTCCGGGACGTCGTGGGAACTCGAGACGTCAGCGAAAGAGGTGACGGAGCGAGCCATCTTGAAGACGATCCTCGACCACGAGTTACGCCTGCAGTCGCTTCACGTCGGCCATCCTTCGCTCGAATCGCTCTTTTTGGAGGTGAACGCATGA
- a CDS encoding SulP family inorganic anion transporter, giving the protein MEKLNTVRQDWLGNVRADVLAGFVVALALIPEAIAFSLIAGVDPMVGLYASFIIAMVISIAGGRPAMISAATGAMALVIVSLVADYGLQYLLAAGILAGIIQIALGYFGIARLMKFIPRAVMVGFVNALAILIFQAQLTNFEGESWIIWALVAGSLAIIFLFPRINKVIPAPLVAIVVMTILAVTLGLETKNISDMGTISATLPEFLFPNVPLTFETLMIILPYSISLAFVGLIESLLTAQIVDDMTGTDSNKNRESKGQGIANIIAGFFGGMPGCAMIGQSVINVSSGARGRLSTFVAGLALFIMIMTMSDILMLIPIGALVGVMFFVSYATFDWGSLKRLRTAQKSDTVVMLVTVLVTVITHDLSLGVFAGILTAAILFAAKISKVELDREVEQDRARYTVNGQLFFASTSDFVTRFDLEEDAEAGIKHVTIDFINTHLWDDSAIEAIDKIVFKYRALGIEPELLNLNKDSEKLLNTLALHLKQQDANAGH; this is encoded by the coding sequence TTGGAAAAACTAAATACAGTAAGACAAGATTGGCTCGGAAACGTCCGGGCCGACGTATTGGCGGGATTCGTCGTCGCGCTCGCCCTCATCCCCGAGGCGATCGCGTTCTCCCTCATCGCCGGTGTCGATCCGATGGTCGGGCTTTACGCCTCGTTCATCATCGCGATGGTCATCTCGATCGCTGGGGGTCGGCCGGCCATGATTTCGGCCGCGACCGGTGCGATGGCGCTCGTCATCGTCTCGCTCGTCGCCGATTACGGGTTGCAGTATTTACTCGCTGCCGGGATACTCGCCGGGATCATTCAAATCGCGCTCGGTTACTTCGGCATCGCCCGGTTGATGAAATTCATCCCGCGTGCCGTCATGGTCGGCTTCGTCAACGCCTTGGCGATCTTAATCTTCCAGGCGCAGTTGACGAACTTTGAAGGTGAGAGCTGGATCATTTGGGCGCTCGTCGCCGGATCGCTCGCCATCATCTTCTTGTTCCCGCGCATCAACAAAGTCATCCCGGCGCCGCTCGTCGCCATCGTCGTCATGACGATTTTGGCGGTCACGCTCGGGCTCGAGACGAAAAACATTAGCGACATGGGGACGATCTCCGCAACGCTGCCGGAATTTTTATTCCCGAACGTCCCGTTGACGTTTGAGACGTTGATGATCATCCTCCCTTACTCGATCTCCCTCGCATTCGTCGGATTGATCGAGTCGCTCTTGACGGCACAAATCGTCGACGACATGACCGGTACGGATTCGAATAAGAACCGCGAATCGAAAGGTCAAGGCATCGCCAACATCATCGCCGGTTTCTTCGGCGGGATGCCAGGTTGCGCGATGATTGGCCAATCGGTCATCAACGTCTCGTCCGGGGCACGCGGCCGCCTGTCGACGTTCGTCGCCGGACTCGCCTTGTTCATCATGATCATGACGATGAGCGACATTTTAATGCTCATCCCGATCGGCGCCCTCGTCGGCGTCATGTTCTTCGTATCATACGCGACGTTTGATTGGGGTTCACTCAAGCGTCTCCGGACGGCCCAAAAATCGGACACGGTCGTCATGCTCGTCACGGTACTCGTGACGGTCATCACGCACGACTTGTCGCTCGGTGTGTTCGCCGGGATTTTGACGGCGGCGATCCTCTTCGCTGCGAAAATCTCGAAAGTCGAGCTTGACCGTGAAGTGGAGCAAGATCGCGCCCGTTACACAGTGAACGGACAACTGTTCTTCGCCTCGACGTCCGATTTCGTCACCCGATTCGATCTTGAAGAAGACGCGGAAGCTGGCATCAAGCACGTGACGATCGACTTCATCAACACGCATCTGTGGGACGACTCGGCCATCGAAGCCATCGATAAAATCGTCTTCAAATACCGCGCGCTCGGCATCGAACCGGAACTGTTGAACTTGAACAAAGACTCGGAGAAGCTGCTCAACACGCTCGCACTGCATTTGAAGCAACAAGATGCGAACGCCGGACATTGA
- a CDS encoding CAP domain-containing protein, whose protein sequence is MKKPIALLTSAALAATLTFTPSTSPLPLEPASVEAAYTETAVNTKGSVTGISQLPVRKTPSLSAARLGLIPRNGTMTVRTSFNVNGTPWYKIQWGAGFAYVPAAYVKLSTAEVAYKQTAYVAPSSVYLKSGASTVSSNLAFLRQGTKFETISYRYTGPTRWYKVKVGTQTGYLMAKHVTFTAPTTVSVLSETNKERQAAGLSVLGASAEANRVAQVRADEMARTGQFSHQLRENGSPGDTLDAYNVSYRGWGENIYMASSDPAAAVRAWMNSSGHRANILNARFTHLGVGAAKNAQGQTIHVQVFLTK, encoded by the coding sequence TTGAAAAAACCAATCGCACTCCTCACATCCGCCGCTCTCGCGGCGACGCTCACGTTCACCCCGTCGACGTCCCCACTTCCGCTCGAACCGGCAAGTGTCGAGGCCGCTTATACGGAAACCGCCGTCAACACGAAAGGGAGCGTCACCGGCATCAGTCAACTGCCGGTCCGTAAGACGCCGTCCCTCTCGGCCGCCCGGCTCGGTCTGATTCCCCGGAACGGCACGATGACGGTGCGGACGTCGTTCAACGTCAACGGCACGCCGTGGTACAAGATTCAATGGGGCGCCGGGTTCGCCTACGTCCCTGCCGCCTACGTGAAGCTGTCGACGGCTGAGGTCGCTTATAAACAGACGGCATATGTCGCGCCATCGAGCGTGTACTTGAAGTCGGGCGCCTCGACCGTCTCGTCGAACCTCGCCTTCCTCCGCCAAGGCACGAAGTTCGAGACGATCAGCTACCGCTACACCGGTCCGACCCGTTGGTACAAAGTGAAAGTCGGGACGCAAACGGGCTACTTGATGGCGAAACACGTCACGTTCACCGCACCTACGACCGTGTCCGTCTTGAGCGAGACGAACAAGGAACGCCAGGCGGCCGGTCTGTCGGTTCTCGGTGCCTCGGCGGAAGCGAACCGTGTCGCCCAAGTCCGGGCCGACGAGATGGCGCGCACGGGTCAGTTCTCCCACCAGCTCCGTGAGAACGGGAGCCCGGGTGACACACTCGACGCCTATAACGTCAGCTATCGCGGTTGGGGCGAGAACATCTATATGGCCTCAAGCGATCCGGCTGCGGCCGTCCGGGCCTGGATGAACTCGAGCGGGCACCGTGCCAACATCTTGAACGCCCGCTTCACCCACCTCGGGGTCGGTGCGGCGAAAAATGCGCAAGGTCAGACAATTCACGTCCAAGTATTTTTGACTAAATGA
- a CDS encoding Fe-S cluster assembly protein HesB: MNVTNEAIDFMKAALTEEETKAVRICTETGCCGPTLGLVVAAPEATDDVKDFDGLTFAVAKDAETMAENVTLDVESTEDGASLVLRGLQQTC; this comes from the coding sequence ATGAACGTTACAAATGAAGCGATCGACTTTATGAAAGCGGCACTGACCGAGGAAGAAACGAAAGCGGTCCGCATCTGCACAGAAACAGGGTGCTGTGGTCCGACGCTCGGTCTGGTCGTCGCCGCGCCAGAAGCGACGGACGACGTCAAAGACTTCGATGGACTCACGTTCGCCGTTGCCAAAGACGCCGAGACGATGGCCGAGAACGTCACGCTCGACGTCGAGTCGACCGAAGACGGCGCGAGCCTCGTGCTCCGTGGTCTGCAGCAGACTTGCTAA
- the arsD gene encoding arsenite efflux transporter metallochaperone ArsD, whose amino-acid sequence MKLEVFEPAMCCPTGLCGPSIDPELTRIATVHYVLKQRGFDVARYNLASEPNRFVENAHVQAEIAKGLDTLPLTVIDGTIVKRGAYLTNDEIAELTGLPVTAFAKQDGEKPKVRITLKK is encoded by the coding sequence ATGAAACTAGAAGTGTTCGAACCGGCCATGTGCTGTCCGACCGGACTGTGCGGTCCGTCGATCGACCCAGAACTGACGCGCATCGCGACCGTCCATTACGTGTTGAAACAACGTGGCTTTGACGTCGCCCGTTACAATCTCGCCTCAGAACCGAACCGCTTCGTCGAGAACGCGCACGTGCAAGCCGAGATCGCGAAAGGGCTTGATACGCTTCCGCTCACCGTCATCGACGGCACAATCGTCAAGCGCGGCGCCTATTTGACGAACGATGAGATCGCCGAACTGACGGGACTGCCGGTCACGGCGTTCGCAAAACAAGACGGAGAGAAGCCGAAAGTGCGCATCACGCTCAAAAAATAA
- a CDS encoding C39 family peptidase: protein MKRYVWMAVLSFVLLLPTHAEAGFETTPAGTVYTAADGTLLTGWQTIDGKTYYFDANGIMVTGWQFIEQATYYFNPDGVLATGWLALNGKRYYLQSDGKMATGFQPIDGKTYLFSVDGVMQKGWQTVSGKRYFFHSTGVMLTGFWTVSGNRHYFAPNGVLLTGWQTINGNRHYLFADGIIRTGMYTVSGQKYLFLTNGKVATGWQTYGTNVYFFGTDGVRRQGLQTIGGKVYGLHPTYGYRLRGKQTLDGVTYHFHSTGVRETGWKYTTQYEYFAPALTKKTDWQLINGNWYFFDASGVMYKNKRVGNATFGSRGAYAPALSVYKMNVPLYRQFQMGYPSGCEFFSLKMALEKKGRLVSAETLYREMPKSMWNARYENRLYRWVDPNVMFTGDPKGTLGKYRNYGIYPKGMIGFSSKYRPVKDLTGQGLASIERELAMGNPVIVWASVDFKTPYGHFNWYTTSNQKFTGFLNYHVMLATGYDKTNLYINDPYRGRLVISKSQVSAVMGATGWKALSVR, encoded by the coding sequence ATGAAGCGATATGTATGGATGGCGGTGCTCAGTTTCGTACTGCTTTTACCGACTCATGCCGAGGCCGGGTTCGAGACGACACCGGCCGGGACCGTGTACACGGCGGCTGACGGGACACTGTTGACAGGATGGCAGACGATTGACGGCAAGACGTATTACTTTGATGCGAACGGCATCATGGTCACCGGATGGCAATTCATCGAGCAGGCTACATACTATTTCAATCCGGACGGTGTCCTCGCCACCGGCTGGCTCGCTCTTAACGGGAAACGATACTACCTCCAGTCGGACGGAAAGATGGCGACCGGTTTTCAGCCGATCGATGGGAAGACGTACTTGTTCAGTGTTGACGGCGTGATGCAAAAAGGGTGGCAGACCGTGTCCGGCAAACGATACTTCTTCCATTCGACCGGCGTCATGCTGACCGGATTTTGGACCGTCTCCGGCAACCGTCACTACTTCGCCCCGAACGGCGTCCTTCTGACCGGGTGGCAGACGATCAACGGGAACCGGCACTATCTGTTCGCTGACGGCATCATCCGCACCGGCATGTACACCGTGAGCGGACAGAAGTATCTGTTCCTCACGAATGGAAAAGTGGCGACCGGCTGGCAGACGTACGGGACGAACGTCTATTTCTTCGGGACGGACGGTGTGCGCCGTCAAGGCCTTCAGACGATCGGCGGGAAAGTGTACGGCCTGCATCCGACGTACGGCTACCGGTTACGCGGCAAACAAACGCTCGACGGGGTCACCTATCACTTCCATTCGACCGGCGTCCGTGAGACTGGTTGGAAGTACACGACCCAATACGAATACTTCGCGCCCGCTCTCACGAAGAAAACGGATTGGCAGTTGATTAACGGCAACTGGTACTTCTTCGATGCGTCCGGGGTCATGTATAAAAACAAGCGCGTCGGCAACGCCACGTTCGGCAGCCGCGGCGCCTATGCCCCTGCCTTATCCGTCTACAAGATGAACGTCCCGCTCTATCGTCAGTTCCAGATGGGTTATCCGTCCGGCTGCGAGTTCTTCTCGCTCAAAATGGCGCTCGAGAAGAAAGGACGGCTCGTCAGCGCCGAGACGCTCTATCGAGAGATGCCGAAAAGCATGTGGAACGCTCGCTATGAGAATCGGTTGTACCGCTGGGTCGACCCGAACGTCATGTTCACCGGCGACCCGAAAGGCACGCTCGGCAAGTATCGGAACTATGGCATCTATCCGAAAGGGATGATTGGCTTCTCGAGCAAATATCGTCCGGTGAAAGATCTCACCGGGCAAGGGCTCGCCTCGATCGAGCGCGAGCTGGCGATGGGTAACCCGGTCATCGTCTGGGCGAGCGTCGACTTTAAGACGCCGTACGGTCACTTCAACTGGTACACGACATCGAACCAGAAGTTCACCGGCTTCTTGAACTATCACGTTATGCTCGCGACAGGCTACGACAAAACCAACCTCTACATCAACGACCCGTACCGCGGCCGCCTTGTGATCTCGAAATCACAAGTGAGCGCCGTCATGGGCGCGACTGGCTGGAAGGCGTTGTCCGTCCGCTAA
- a CDS encoding PLD nuclease N-terminal domain-containing protein: MEIANDPGMLLLILLPLLILQLVLLTFALIDLFKRNETNGPKWVWLLVILFMNILGPIIYFLWGRTKR, encoded by the coding sequence ATGGAAATCGCAAACGACCCCGGCATGTTATTGCTGATCTTGTTACCGCTGCTCATCTTGCAGCTCGTCTTGTTGACGTTCGCCTTGATCGATCTATTCAAGCGAAACGAGACGAACGGTCCGAAGTGGGTATGGCTGCTCGTCATCTTGTTCATGAACATACTCGGTCCGATCATCTACTTCCTCTGGGGACGGACGAAACGATGA
- a CDS encoding exo-beta-N-acetylmuramidase NamZ family protein: MLETDAKSVPKKPKVELGVERLMADTSLLDGKRVGLITNPTGVDSSMTSIVDLFHNADSFELTALYGPEHGVRGDAQAGATVSSYIDEVTGLPVYSLYGATRKPTPEMLADVDVLVFDIQDVGTRYYTYIYTMAYAMEAAAENDIPFIVLDRPNPQGGLRVDGPVLDPAYSSFIGLYPIPLKHGMTVGELAGLFNTEYQIQADLEVVKMKGWKRSMLYEDTGLPFVMPSPNMPTTDTVNVYPATGLFEGTNLSEGRGTTKPFELIGAPYIKAHEYAKTLNDLDLPGVTFRAASFTPTFSKNAGKLSHGVEVYVTEPTKFEAVKTGIAMVKTAHDLYPDEFEFLANDFITKLTGNTYVKDMILAGEPLEAIMAKVDAERDAFLPIRKEYLLYK; encoded by the coding sequence ATGCTCGAGACGGACGCGAAATCTGTGCCGAAGAAGCCTAAAGTCGAGCTCGGGGTCGAACGGCTCATGGCCGACACATCACTACTCGACGGCAAACGCGTCGGCTTGATCACGAACCCGACCGGCGTCGACTCGTCGATGACGAGCATCGTCGACTTGTTCCACAACGCGGACAGCTTCGAACTGACGGCGCTCTACGGTCCGGAGCACGGCGTGCGCGGTGACGCCCAGGCCGGGGCCACTGTCAGCTCGTATATCGATGAAGTGACCGGCCTCCCCGTCTACAGTCTATACGGGGCGACGCGGAAACCGACACCGGAGATGCTTGCGGACGTCGACGTGCTCGTCTTCGACATCCAAGACGTCGGCACACGGTACTACACGTACATTTACACGATGGCGTACGCGATGGAAGCCGCAGCCGAGAACGACATCCCGTTCATCGTCCTCGACCGGCCGAACCCGCAAGGCGGTCTCCGTGTCGACGGACCTGTGCTCGACCCGGCCTACTCGAGCTTCATCGGCCTCTATCCGATCCCGCTCAAACACGGTATGACCGTCGGCGAACTCGCCGGCTTGTTCAACACGGAGTATCAGATTCAAGCTGACCTCGAGGTCGTCAAAATGAAAGGCTGGAAACGCTCGATGCTGTATGAGGACACGGGCCTCCCGTTCGTCATGCCGTCACCGAACATGCCGACGACCGACACGGTCAACGTCTATCCGGCGACCGGGCTATTCGAAGGGACGAACCTATCGGAAGGTCGCGGCACGACGAAGCCGTTCGAGTTGATCGGTGCACCGTATATCAAAGCACATGAGTACGCCAAGACGTTGAACGACCTCGACCTTCCTGGCGTCACGTTCCGCGCCGCCTCGTTCACGCCGACGTTCTCGAAGAACGCGGGCAAACTGTCGCACGGCGTCGAAGTGTACGTCACCGAGCCGACGAAGTTCGAAGCGGTCAAGACCGGCATCGCCATGGTGAAGACGGCCCACGACTTGTATCCGGACGAGTTCGAGTTCCTCGCGAACGACTTCATCACGAAGTTGACCGGGAACACCTACGTGAAGGACATGATCCTCGCCGGCGAGCCGCTCGAGGCAATCATGGCGAAAGTCGATGCCGAGCGTGACGCGTTCTTACCGATTCGGAAAGAATATTTGTTGTATAAATGA
- a CDS encoding ArsR/SmtB family transcription factor, giving the protein MHTAEELSKVLKVLGDATRLTMLKQMQDGEQCACSFVDCFDISQPAISRHLKMMRQAGLLLERRDKQWIHYRLNETSPFYPIVIELLNNVETDVADCGCETDCAI; this is encoded by the coding sequence ATGCATACAGCAGAAGAGTTGAGCAAGGTGCTCAAAGTGCTCGGCGACGCGACGCGGTTGACGATGTTGAAACAGATGCAAGACGGCGAACAATGCGCCTGCAGTTTCGTCGACTGCTTCGACATCTCACAGCCGGCCATCAGCCGTCACTTGAAGATGATGCGGCAAGCGGGGCTTCTTTTGGAGCGCCGCGACAAACAGTGGATCCACTATCGATTGAACGAGACGAGCCCGTTTTATCCGATCGTCATCGAGTTATTGAACAACGTTGAGACGGACGTGGCGGACTGTGGCTGTGAGACCGACTGTGCCATTTAA
- a CDS encoding universal stress protein: MGKVFIAADGSAHSKRALEKAIQLAKASNASIDLVHVVSAKESKEAALNSTGKIDLETKRKRMLQPLFDLIETEGVEYEYIELRGEPDVELVKYANHEPYEYVVVGSRGLNAFQEFVLGSVSHKLAKRALAPVIIVK, translated from the coding sequence ATGGGAAAGGTATTTATCGCGGCAGACGGTTCTGCCCACTCAAAACGAGCGCTTGAGAAAGCGATTCAACTCGCCAAGGCGTCAAACGCTTCGATCGATCTCGTTCACGTCGTCAGCGCGAAAGAGTCGAAAGAAGCCGCGCTCAACTCGACAGGCAAGATCGACCTCGAGACGAAACGGAAACGCATGTTGCAGCCGCTCTTCGACTTGATCGAAACAGAAGGTGTCGAGTATGAGTATATCGAGCTCCGTGGTGAGCCGGACGTCGAGCTCGTCAAATACGCCAACCACGAGCCGTACGAGTACGTCGTCGTCGGATCGCGCGGGTTGAACGCGTTCCAAGAGTTCGTGCTCGGCAGCGTCAGCCACAAGCTCGCCAAGCGGGCGCTCGCCCCTGTCATCATCGTCAAATGA
- the arsA gene encoding arsenical pump-driving ATPase, which produces MDRFDFQTIEPTRYVFLTGKGGVGKTSTASSLALTLADRGKRILLVSTDPASNLQDVFEMELDETPRTVPGTALSIANFDPEEAAKQYMERMVGPYRGVLPDVAIQSMEEQLSGACTVEIAAFDQFTELLTSEKAREAYDHVIFDTAPTGHTLRLLTLPSAWDEFLETNTTGASCLGPLAGLADKQNQYKQAVETLSNGEKTTLLLVARPEVSTLVEAARAATELHAIGIERMQLVINGVVALEEGTDRYTKRFIERQQQALGELPEAVAHLETFTLPYAYENLVGVPALRRWVNGETVSVPDKTYDASRYGSIDTLVDAMEADGPSVVMTMGKGGVGKTTLASLIAVALSERGHAVHLTTTDPAAHVAFTIGEDVPSTFTVDAIDPKVEIEKYRMDVFREAGDMNDEQRMMLEEDLRSPCTEEIAVFRAFADQVAKAKDRFVVIDTAPTGHTLLLLDATESYHRELERSTGVVPEAVRDLLPKLRDPKQTHVVITTLPEATPVYEAERLVVDLKRAEIHPFAWVVNQSFTPLDVTSKLLTAKIASESPWLERVHAYPRPTLLSWQEQLPVGYPALSQLLKEEVK; this is translated from the coding sequence ATGGACCGCTTTGATTTTCAGACGATCGAGCCGACCCGTTACGTGTTTTTGACGGGAAAAGGCGGCGTCGGCAAGACGTCGACCGCATCAAGTCTTGCCTTGACGCTCGCTGACCGCGGCAAGCGCATTTTGCTTGTCTCGACCGACCCGGCGAGCAATCTGCAGGACGTGTTCGAGATGGAACTTGACGAGACGCCGCGGACGGTGCCTGGCACCGCGCTCTCGATTGCGAATTTCGACCCGGAAGAGGCGGCCAAACAGTATATGGAACGCATGGTCGGACCGTATCGCGGCGTGCTCCCGGACGTCGCCATCCAGTCGATGGAAGAACAGCTGTCTGGCGCCTGTACGGTCGAGATTGCGGCGTTCGACCAGTTCACCGAGCTGTTGACGTCAGAAAAGGCGAGGGAGGCGTACGATCATGTCATCTTTGATACGGCGCCGACCGGGCATACGTTGCGGTTATTGACGTTGCCGAGTGCGTGGGATGAATTTTTAGAGACGAACACGACCGGTGCGTCTTGCCTCGGTCCGCTCGCAGGTCTTGCGGATAAGCAAAACCAATATAAGCAAGCGGTCGAGACGTTGTCGAACGGAGAGAAGACGACGTTGCTCCTCGTTGCCCGCCCTGAAGTCTCGACGCTCGTCGAGGCGGCACGGGCCGCGACCGAGCTTCACGCCATCGGGATCGAGCGGATGCAACTCGTCATCAACGGCGTCGTCGCATTAGAAGAAGGGACAGACCGCTATACGAAACGGTTCATCGAACGGCAACAACAAGCGCTCGGCGAACTTCCAGAAGCCGTCGCCCATCTCGAGACGTTCACGCTCCCGTATGCGTACGAGAACTTGGTCGGCGTGCCGGCCTTACGCCGCTGGGTGAACGGGGAGACGGTCTCCGTCCCGGACAAGACGTATGACGCGAGCCGTTACGGCTCGATCGATACGCTCGTCGATGCGATGGAAGCGGACGGACCGAGCGTCGTCATGACGATGGGGAAAGGTGGGGTCGGCAAGACGACACTCGCCTCGCTCATTGCCGTCGCACTCAGCGAACGGGGCCATGCGGTCCACTTGACGACGACCGACCCGGCGGCGCACGTCGCCTTCACGATCGGCGAAGACGTGCCGTCGACGTTCACGGTCGACGCGATCGACCCGAAAGTCGAGATCGAGAAGTACCGGATGGACGTGTTCCGGGAAGCTGGGGACATGAACGACGAGCAACGCATGATGCTCGAAGAGGACTTGCGTTCGCCGTGCACCGAGGAGATCGCCGTCTTCCGCGCCTTCGCCGATCAAGTGGCGAAAGCGAAAGACCGCTTCGTCGTCATCGACACGGCGCCGACCGGTCATACGCTTCTCCTCTTGGACGCGACCGAGAGCTATCACCGTGAGCTCGAACGCTCGACTGGTGTCGTCCCGGAAGCGGTGCGTGATTTGTTGCCGAAGCTTCGTGACCCGAAACAGACGCACGTCGTCATCACGACGCTCCCAGAGGCGACACCGGTGTATGAAGCGGAACGTCTCGTCGTCGATTTGAAACGGGCCGAGATTCACCCGTTCGCCTGGGTCGTCAACCAATCGTTCACCCCGCTCGACGTGACGAGCAAGCTGCTGACGGCGAAAATCGCGAGCGAGTCACCGTGGCTTGAACGTGTGCACGCGTATCCACGCCCGACATTGTTATCGTGGCAAGAACAATTGCCGGTCGGTTATCCGGCACTATCCCAACTACTCAAGGAGGAAGTCAAATGA